AAACCGATATAAGAGAAGATCAGGACATCGCCAATATTGGCTTGTATAGCAAAATTACCATTGGAATCTGTTTGTGTACTGGCTTTTGATCCTTTAACCTGTATACTCACACCAACTAATGGTAATCCACCTGCATCTTTTACCGTTCCTTTAATGACCGCTGCAACTTTTAATGCATTTAAAGAACCTGCATTATGCATAGGCCAGCTAATTAATGCCGGATTGCCTGCGTTGGTGAGATTTGCTCCCATTGCCAGGCCCGGCATTAATAATGTAAATAGTAATAATTTTTTCATGTTTGGTTTTTTTAAATTTTAGTTGAAATATTGTTTGCTTATTTTAGTTTTTCTGAAGTCTCTCCATATCTATTCGTTTAGTGTTTATCGCTAATTGTTCATTTTCAAAATTCTCCATAACCAGGGCTGCTGCACCGATAATCTCACCGTCAAAACCAAGACTTGAAATCAGTAATTCGGTATTGGCGGCCAATCTTGGAATACAGTATTTATTCAGCGCCTGCTGCATTGGAGCCATCATGATTTTACTGGCTTTTGCTCCTCTCCCACTTAATACAATGGTTTGCGGATTCATAATATGAATGAGAATAGAAAGTGCTTTTCCAATCTTATAACCAGCGTCTGAGAGTAATTCAATCACAAACTGATCGCCATGATTAGCGGCTTCGAAAATTGCATCACTCATTAATTTCAAAGGGTCATCAATAAAAGAGTGTAAAGTGGATAATCTGCCTTGTTTAATACCTTCAATAGCTTTTTTAACAACCACAAGCATTGAAGCTTCTGCCTCGAGACAACCTTGCTTACCACAAATACATAATTCTCCGTCTTCAAACAGGGGGATATGGCTAAATTCTCCTGCAAAACCACTGTAACCCCTGAAAATATCCCCGTTAACGATCATTCCAAGACCGATTCCCCAGCCCAGATTAATTACCATTACCTCTTTAAGAGATTTGGCCACTCCAAATCGTTGTTCGGCCAGTGCAATGACACTGGAGTCATTATCTATATAGGTAGGTAAACCAGTCGCATTAGCGATATAATCTGTTAATTTTTCACCATTTGCATCCAGATAGGAATAGTTCTTCCCATCTTTTACACTGACAAAACCCGGCATGCCTATCCCTATTCCAAGGATACTATCTTTATTAATGCCTGATTTCAGAATGTGACTTTCTATATAACTGATCAGCTGGGAGAGCGCAACTGAGTTATTATTTAGAACCATCTCTACAGTTTCAATCCCTGCTACGGGTTTATTATTCAGATCAACAACAGCAATCCGGGTGGCAAGCTGATCCATTGCAATCGCCATGATATACATAGCATCTGGTTTAACCGCATACATGAGCGGTCTGCGGCCACCACTGGAAGGCGCGTACCCCACCTCGATAACAAATCCTTCTTTAATTAATTCATTTATTGTTTTAGTTATGATTGGTATGCTTTTATTAAACAACACACTCATTTCAGCACATGAAAGCGACTTTTCAAGATACAATTGTTTTAAAATCTCACTTTTCAACTCAGTGCTTTTGACTAGCTTCTCCGTTACTTCCATTATATATTTGATTACTTAGTAAACTTACTAAAATGTTTTAATAAGTTTTACAAGTAATTAAAATAAAATAAAAATATTCTAATCTTTATTATTTAAAATAGACAAGATTCAGTTTAAAGAAATAATCATTTATTATCTTTAGGAAACAGAAAAACGTTTTAGCTAAATTAACACAGAATTAAATTTTGCGAGTTTAGCCGGATATAAATTGAATTCACAAAGTTTGGGGGCAATAGCCGGACTGCGTTGGCAGATTGATATAAACAGGAGTTAAATTAGCACCACGCCAGCGGAAATATTGTATAGCGAGCATTTCTGCTGGCTATACAATAATATTTTTTTTATAATTCAGACGATTTTACAGCAGCTTTGGTTGTAACGGCTTTTTACCAAAGCGGATTCCCACAGAGATTTCGTGAGATCCTTTACTGATTCTGCCGATATTGGCATTACCAAAACCAGTTTGATAACTATACCCGAATTTGAGGCTATTGTTAAAGATGACCGAAACGACACCAGCAACTTCGTCTGTAGTCTTATAATTTACGCCAAAACCGAATTTATCCTTCAGATATACTGTAGCCGAGATATCCGCTTGTGTATCATAAGTCCTGCTGTATGCAACCATGGTGGCTGGTTTTAACTTCACATCTTCATTCAAAGTAAAAAGATAGGCACCGCTAAAATAATAGGTATTGCTATAATTTCTTTTTTCATCAGCAGATGCCGTTCCCAGACTCCGGAAACTCAACCTCGGCAATGAAGCACCTATATAGTATTTTTCAGGGCTGTATAACATAACCCCCAGCCCTACTGTCCCAACAGTTTCCCTGATATCCGTACGGAAACTTATATCATTAGGGTCTACCTCTGAATAACTTGCAATGTAATTTCTAAAACCCGCACTCAGCGAGGCTGAAAAGAAATTCTGATCTGAAAGCTGAACTGCTTTGGCAAAAAAGGCAGATACTTCTGTTAATTTTTCAATATTAAACTTATCATAGGTCAGTGACAAACCTGCCGCACCATTTATCTTTTCGATAGGCAAACTTCCATTCAGTTGAAAAGTATAAGGAGCACCTTCTATTCCCGCCCATTGTCTTCTGCTGTTCAAATTAACTGATCCCGCTTTATCTAATAGTGAATAGGCAGAATTGAACGGAATCTGGTTATCATGATATTGAGTGAAAGAAGTAGTTTGCTGCGCCTGGCTTACGCTGAAAATCATGATCAACGCAATGGTTAATAGTGCCTGTTTAAAGAGTTTCATATAGCTGTTTTATATTTTGATAAGGCCGGAAGCAAATTCCGGCCAGTTTAAGAATTAGTATTTAAGGATAAAATAACCCGTTTTACGCTTTACATGGCTGTCTGACTGATACTCAATCAGACAGAAATAAGTACCCTGCGGCAGATTCTCTCCGGATTTTGATTTACCAAGAAATACATGCTGATCATTATCATAACCTTCTATATCAAATACTTTAAGACCATTGCGGTTAATAATTGTCACCTTGTTTAAAGGATAGTCTTTTATACCGTCTATAGTAAGAAATTCATTGACTCCGTCTCCATTGATGGATAAAGCAGGATGAACTTTGACAGCTTCGCCTGCTGCATCTGTGATCTGTACTTCCTGAACTACCATCCGGGCAGCTGCATAACGGTTATCTCCGGCCTGAACAGCCGTAATTTGTGCTTTCCCAATTCTCAATCCTTTAATACTGGTACCTGTCAGCGAAACCAGTTCTGGGCGGCTGACAGTATAGGTTACCGGTAAACCAGCACTTGAAGATGCTTTTAAAGTATAGGTTCCATCAATCTGCAGAACCGGTATATTTTCAAAAGTAATAGTTTGTTCAACTTTGTTCACGACCAGCAAACGACTGGCGGACGGGGTTGTCGCATAGTTTGAATTAACCGGAGCAGTAGCTGTAATCATTACATTCCCTGCACCCACCAGATGAACTTTATTATCTATAATAGTAGCAACTGCAGGATCTGAGGTACTAAATACCGGAGTTTCACCACTGGTCAGGATAGCATCCGGAGTAAAGTCAGCATCACCAACGAATTTTGTACTGATTACATCCAGGGTAATTGTACGGGTCGTAGAAGTGATCGTTAAAATACCGCTGGTGTAATTAAAGGTATAGTTATCAGCCGAAGCACCTGACAAAACAATTGGGTAAGTACCCGCAGCTGAACTTTTCACAGCTACAGTTGAGGCTACAGGAGAATTACTGACAACCGTTTCTCCTTCAGCATTTACAAAGCCGCTATATTTAAAAGTAAAAACAGGATTATCAGTCCCATACGTTCTTGTTTTATTGTCTGCTGTAACATTCAATACAGCTTTACCAACTGATAAAATTCCTGCTTCGTAACTGATCGTATAATTCAAGGCGGAAGCTGCACTTCCGGAAATCGTATAGGTACCTGCAGGGGATAATGGTTTGGCAACCGTAGTTAATAAAGCCGGAGCGGATACAGCGGTAGCTAAAGTTTCTCCGTTTACAAAGCCATCATAAGTGGCGGTTAAAACAGGATTCGACTGTCCGTATAATCTGCTTTTATTATCTGCTCTGACAATCAGTATTCTTTTGGCAACGGTAAGAGATTTGGTTGCTATGGCAGCTACGAAATCAGCTGTTGCTGCAAATGAGGCAGTAATATTTGCTGTTCCCGTCCCTACAATTTTTACTCTTCCATTCTCAATCACAGCGACACTTAGATTATCTGAGGAATAAACCGGCTGTACACCTGCATCTGAAGAAGCTGCAGGGTCAAAATTTGCATCACCATAAGTAACTGCCGGCAAATTGGCATAGGTAATAACCGGTAAACTCCTGATATGTAATTGTCCTTCTGTATAGCTGATAGTGTAATTTGCAGCGACAGCATTACTTACCGAAATCGGATAAGTTCCTTTTCCTGAGGCTGCAGTTGCTGTGGTAGTTGCCAGTGGGGCTGTGGTTAAACTGGCTGCATTGTCTCCATTTACAAAACCGGTATAAGTAAAGGTAAAAACCGGATCGGCCTGCCCGGCTCCGCGTTCCGCATTATCAGCTTTGATGTTTAAAGGCGCAGGTTTAACGGTTAATATACCTGGCTGATAACTAACCTGATAATTTGTGGTTACTGTTAAACCCGAAACAGTAACCGGATAAGTATTTACACCTGAACCAGCAACGGCAATTGTACCCACTACTGCTTTAAGGTTTAGACCTGCTACATTATCCTGTGGAGCCAGCCCTGTATAGCTAAGGGTAAGTTCTGGATTTGCCTGTCCGTATACTTTAGATTTATCGTCAGCTTTGACAGCTAGTGCAGCACGTGTTATTGTCAATACACCTTGCTGATAACTGAATTTATAGTTTGAAGCAACAGCAGAACCCGCATTGATTGCATAGGTCCCAACAGCTGAATTGATAGTTGCTGTGGTTGATATCTGTGGTTTTACGGTTAAAACACTTTCTGTTTCTCCATAAGCCAGACCACTATAATTAACGGTTAACAGCGGATTTTCCTGTGCATATATCCTGGTCTGCGGATCAGCAGTTATTACAACTGTCTTCTGGTCAACATTCAATGTTGTTGTTCCGGTAGCACCTGAGGCAAAAGTTGCAGTTACAGTAGTAGAGCCTGTTCCTTTTATTTCCAGTAAACCAGCAGGATTAACTATAGCTACTGCAGAATTGGCCACTGTATAAACTGGTTTACCTGCAGAACTGATTGCACCAGGATCAAAAGCTGCGTCACCATAGGTTTTGCGGATAGGTGCAAATGCTACAGAACCCTCTGTGAGTTTTCCATTTACAAAAGTGATCACGTAATTAGCAGAACTCAAACCTGCAGGAACAATCAGGAATCCGGTTCCATCAGCCTGTTTAGTAAAAGCAAGTGTACCTGTTAATTTGCTGACATCATCACCATTCACAAAACCTTCATAACGGGCTGTGAATATTGGATCTTTTTCTCCTGTTAGTTTAGATTTATCTTCTGCGATTACCTTTAACGGGACTTTAGCAATACTAATATGCTGACTGACTGTTGCCGGACCATAAGCAGCATCTTCTGCCTGCTGAGCCGTAAGATCAACTTCACCTGCGCCAATAATTTTCACTGTCCACTCTCCTACTATGTCCTTTTCTACAATGGCAATATCAGGATTAGAGCTGGTAAAAGTAATCAGGTTTGCGGTATTACTTGTCGCCTGAAAAAGCAGTGGCTGATTACCATAAGCTGCTGTTGCCGGCAGATTATTAAGCGTAATAACCTGGTTTGCTTTAGCTACAACAGTTAATTTTCCATTTATCGGGTTAAAAGTGTATTTGTCTGAGGCTAATCCGGAGACATCTACCAGAATATCATATACACCAGCCACAGATGCGGCATCAGCCTGGATTGTCAATGCCGGGGTCCCCGTGATAGCAGTTGCATCATCAGTACCTTTAAAGGTTCCGTAAACAAATGTCGCTACCGGATTCACACTGC
This portion of the Pedobacter lusitanus genome encodes:
- a CDS encoding ROK family protein; its protein translation is MEVTEKLVKSTELKSEILKQLYLEKSLSCAEMSVLFNKSIPIITKTINELIKEGFVIEVGYAPSSGGRRPLMYAVKPDAMYIMAIAMDQLATRIAVVDLNNKPVAGIETVEMVLNNNSVALSQLISYIESHILKSGINKDSILGIGIGMPGFVSVKDGKNYSYLDANGEKLTDYIANATGLPTYIDNDSSVIALAEQRFGVAKSLKEVMVINLGWGIGLGMIVNGDIFRGYSGFAGEFSHIPLFEDGELCICGKQGCLEAEASMLVVVKKAIEGIKQGRLSTLHSFIDDPLKLMSDAIFEAANHGDQFVIELLSDAGYKIGKALSILIHIMNPQTIVLSGRGAKASKIMMAPMQQALNKYCIPRLAANTELLISSLGFDGEIIGAAALVMENFENEQLAINTKRIDMERLQKN
- a CDS encoding PorP/SprF family type IX secretion system membrane protein; the encoded protein is MKLFKQALLTIALIMIFSVSQAQQTTSFTQYHDNQIPFNSAYSLLDKAGSVNLNSRRQWAGIEGAPYTFQLNGSLPIEKINGAAGLSLTYDKFNIEKLTEVSAFFAKAVQLSDQNFFSASLSAGFRNYIASYSEVDPNDISFRTDIRETVGTVGLGVMLYSPEKYYIGASLPRLSFRSLGTASADEKRNYSNTYYFSGAYLFTLNEDVKLKPATMVAYSRTYDTQADISATVYLKDKFGFGVNYKTTDEVAGVVSVIFNNSLKFGYSYQTGFGNANIGRISKGSHEISVGIRFGKKPLQPKLL
- a CDS encoding MBG domain-containing protein gives rise to the protein MKKLLLFLFTLFSIQVFGQEPKLEMLIFPKYIEGPTGTFGDVSGGFPYTFRAKITGLKPGKTYRYENKIVSLKESNVSAPRYMYILPPANVIPGTPNYNAGDYFMPPIAGSNDTNGSADLGKLESDYGVFTAGADGSYTGWFIQETVKASFRGKVFLRLSLNDPDATDLTAIAYTLHSPDDQPLVVIAVSKSQNVAGTPKFATAIRSTAATSGIAKNMVFLYDNEEGTGRPVAGTFIEDDGVASKQISGISGLSAFYFNNVNGKSGTWGTIILNSEANGIRRIEQRSLADGSIVGYNTSPDGVWADGATPGGTVPTALTRVGGNSAGTLGIVIDGTKVTLALQKSPQTLTFTNTFPATFKVGDPDFTLTANSTAGLTAFQYSVAPAGILQLTGSTVKIIGGGTAVITVTEPGNATTEAGIATKSITVTAAPQTITGLPSTLSSVYGDANIVLTATGGASGNAVVYTSDDPAIAEITAGNQINIKKSGTVIIRANQAGGANYSPAAEVTSTLTITKAQLNITAEDKTKTQGSVNPVATFVYGTFKGTDDATAITGTPALTIQADAASVAGVYDILVDVSGLASDKYTFNPINGKLTVVAKANQVITLNNLPATAAYGNQPLLFQATSNTANLITFTSSNPDIAIVEKDIVGEWTVKIIGAGEVDLTAQQAEDAAYGPATVSQHISIAKVPLKVIAEDKSKLTGEKDPIFTARYEGFVNGDDVSKLTGTLAFTKQADGTGFLIVPAGLSSANYVITFVNGKLTEGSVAFAPIRKTYGDAAFDPGAISSAGKPVYTVANSAVAIVNPAGLLEIKGTGSTTVTATFASGATGTTTLNVDQKTVVITADPQTRIYAQENPLLTVNYSGLAYGETESVLTVKPQISTTATINSAVGTYAINAGSAVASNYKFSYQQGVLTITRAALAVKADDKSKVYGQANPELTLSYTGLAPQDNVAGLNLKAVVGTIAVAGSGVNTYPVTVSGLTVTTNYQVSYQPGILTVKPAPLNIKADNAERGAGQADPVFTFTYTGFVNGDNAASLTTAPLATTTATAASGKGTYPISVSNAVAANYTISYTEGQLHIRSLPVITYANLPAVTYGDANFDPAASSDAGVQPVYSSDNLSVAVIENGRVKIVGTGTANITASFAATADFVAAIATKSLTVAKRILIVRADNKSRLYGQSNPVLTATYDGFVNGETLATAVSAPALLTTVAKPLSPAGTYTISGSAASALNYTISYEAGILSVGKAVLNVTADNKTRTYGTDNPVFTFKYSGFVNAEGETVVSNSPVASTVAVKSSAAGTYPIVLSGASADNYTFNYTSGILTITSTTRTITLDVISTKFVGDADFTPDAILTSGETPVFSTSDPAVATIIDNKVHLVGAGNVMITATAPVNSNYATTPSASRLLVVNKVEQTITFENIPVLQIDGTYTLKASSSAGLPVTYTVSRPELVSLTGTSIKGLRIGKAQITAVQAGDNRYAAARMVVQEVQITDAAGEAVKVHPALSINGDGVNEFLTIDGIKDYPLNKVTIINRNGLKVFDIEGYDNDQHVFLGKSKSGENLPQGTYFCLIEYQSDSHVKRKTGYFILKY